A genomic segment from Oncorhynchus gorbuscha isolate QuinsamMale2020 ecotype Even-year unplaced genomic scaffold, OgorEven_v1.0 Un_scaffold_12422, whole genome shotgun sequence encodes:
- the LOC124016940 gene encoding LOW QUALITY PROTEIN: potassium channel subfamily K member 18-like (The sequence of the model RefSeq protein was modified relative to this genomic sequence to represent the inferred CDS: deleted 1 base in 1 codon), translating to YGEIYPVTLNGKVVCILYAMVGIPLMLLVITDVGDLMAVLLSRAYIHLHTLFCRLRQYGRWFRSHHTEKSGDGGQGDRQDGTYTFSHKVVVQEPIDIRQVLHSQQSVKCKSNQLLNNTKIFDCIIAQENFNRQGPLCRSLSCHELDSMPPLPKDFAIWDFTGIGESMDKLNVPLLLILVVVFAYILFGGLILPLWETEFNTFDAYYCFITLTTIGFGDIVPNHPKFFMLTFIFIITGMAIMSMAFKLGQSRIVSCYRQCMRCISGGR from the exons GTTATGGAGAGATCTATCCGGTGACCCTGAATGGTAAGGTGGTCTGTATCCTGTATGCCATGGTGGGTATCCCCCTCATGCTCCTGGTCATCACAGATGTGGGAGACCTCATGGCCGTGCTCCTGTCCAGGGCCTACATCCACCTGCACACTCTTTTCTGCAGGTTGCGTCAATATGGCCGCTGGTTCCGCTCCCATCACACAGAGAAGTCAGGGGACGGGGGCCAGGGGGACCGCCAGGACGGAACCTACACATTCAGCCACAAGGTGGTCGTCCAGGAGCCCATCGACATCCGACAGGTCCTTCACAGCCAGCAGTCTGTGAAGTGCAAGTCCAACCAGTTGCTGAACAACACAAAGATCTTTGACTGCATCATTGCACAGGAGAACTTCAACAGGCAGGGCCCACTG TGCCGGAGCCTTTCTTGCCATGAGCTTGACAGCATGCCTCCCTTGCCCAAAGACTTTGCCATCTGGGACTTCACAGGCATCGGGGAGAGTATGGACAAGCTAAACGTCCCGCTGCTCCTCATCCTGGTGGTGGTGTTTGCCTACATCCTGTTTGGAGGCCTCATCCTGCCCCTGTGGGAGACAGAGTTCAACACCTTTGACGCCTACTACTGCTTCATCACCCTCACCACCATTGGCTTCGGTGACATCGTGCCCAACCACCCCAAGTTCTTCATGCTCACCTTCATCTTCATCATCACGGGCATGGCCATCATGTCC